From the Cryptomeria japonica chromosome 2, Sugi_1.0, whole genome shotgun sequence genome, one window contains:
- the LOC131049974 gene encoding heavy metal-associated isoprenylated plant protein 39, with the protein MKKMVLKVTIEDEKRKRKALKVVAEVEGVDSVAVEMKDNKITVIGEADPVSVAGRLRKFGFGNAELLSVGPAKEEKKEEKKDEKKDEKKPETPKVVYVYPPYNNGYSYVSAENPNACTIS; encoded by the exons ATGAAG AAAATGGTGTTAAAAGTGACAATTGAGGAcgagaaaagaaagagaaaggcCCTCAAAGTGGTTGCAGAGGTTGAAG GGGTGGATTCTGTGGCTGTGGAGATGAAGGATAACAAGATCACTGTAATTGGGGAAGCAGATCCAGTGTCTGTCGCCGGAAGACTCAGGAAATTCGGATTTGGCAACGCAGAGCTGCTCAGCGTGGGTCCCGCCAAGGAggagaaaaaagaagagaagaaggatgagaaGAAAGATGAGAAAAAACCAGAAACCCCAAAAGTTGTTTATGTCTACCCGCCTTATAATAATGGTTACAGTTATGTCAGTGCCGAGAATCCGAATGCCTGTACCATCTCATAA